From a single Solanum dulcamara chromosome 4, daSolDulc1.2, whole genome shotgun sequence genomic region:
- the LOC129885529 gene encoding zinc finger protein ZOP1 has protein sequence MTEFWVSQGNKWCDFCKIFISNNPTSIRNHELGTRHKENVGNRLNTMRQEKATKDKELKEAARALEQIEAKAQRSYQKDMARVKEARSINIQALATHDNGQATTKGSAVSEEWEYDSSSGYYYNQSNGCYYDPNSGFYYTDVLGRWVSQEEALAATEVSSTSISKTKTPLAKVPVSTMGDGSSENKSTESPLSGPPPGRVVSTPPNPTRSVKGKPSSLMVNKRKRENVKPKSVTEEEAAARKAREAAKKRVEEREKSLLGLYKH, from the exons ATGACTGAG TTTTGGGTTAGCCAAGGAAATAAATGGTGTGATTTCTGCAAAATCTTCATATCGAACAATCCTACGAGCATTAGGAACCATGAACTTGGTACGCGTCACAAGGAAAATGTGGGCAATAGGCTCAACACAATGCGACAAGAGAAAGCTACAAAAGACaaagagttaaaagaagcaGCCCGTGCGCTGGAGCAAATTGAAGCA AAAGCGCAACGCAGCTATCAGAAGGATATGGCTCGAGTTAAAGAGGCCAGAAGTATCAATATACAGGCCCTGGCTACTCATGATAATGGTCAAGCTACTACCAAGGGATCTGCTGTATCAGAAG AATGGGAGTATGACAGCTCATCTGGCTACTATTACAATCAAAGtaatggatgctactatgatcCTAACTCCGGCTTCTATTATACAGATGTTTTAG GTAGGTGGGTAAGTCAGGAAGAGGCACTTGCTGCAACTGAAGTTTCTTCAACGTCCATTTCAAAGACAAAGACACCTTTAGCAAAAGTACCTGTATCAACAATGGGTGATGGATCTTCAGAAAATAAAAGCACAGAATCTCCTCTAAGTGGTCCTCCACCAGGGCGTGTTGTTTCAACCCCTCCAAATCCCACGAGATCTGTTAAAGGTAAACCTTCTTCACTGATGgttaacaaaagaaaaagggagaatgtgaagCCAAAATCTGTCACTGAGGAGGAAGCAGCAGCACGCAAAGCCAGGGAAGCTGCAAAGAAGAGAGttgaagagagagagaaatcaCTGCTTGGTCTTTATAAGCATTGA
- the LOC129884514 gene encoding uncharacterized protein LOC129884514 — translation MEIEVMMPSPAPVDFNVDSGCTTPYMSAPSSPPRAATLFYSAPASPTRISPLYDEFNWEEIPKEKDNPDEDDEDFAFDFSGQLERISLSAADELFDCGKIKPLKPPPRFQYEGKHIDSPKSPKKLFKETFSPRHKKKDFDPFVAAFQKQSRTEDPQKISKMGRNQNLDKSKELRVSDLLFDHESSQDNTKKSASVSSSSSSSSSSSSSSVSSMISLWSKKWKIKDLLLFRSSSEGRPSSTEQLNKYELLKKTHEEDVKNSSFRSTGSVRSRKKGPVSAHELHYTMNRAISEEMKKKTFLPYKQGLLGCLGFNAALQDSVSKSVANSMSMTRR, via the coding sequence ATGGAGATAGAGGTGATGATGCCATCTCCGGCGCCGGTGGATTTCAACGTCGATAGTGGTTGTACTACTCCTTACATGAGTGCTCCGTCAAGTCCTCCACGTGCTGCCACGTTGTTTTACAGTGCACCAGCTAGTCCTACTCGGATTTCCCCTCTTTACGATGAATTCAATTGGGAAGAAATCCCAAAAGAGAAAGATAACccagatgaagatgatgaagattTTGCTTTTGATTTCAGTGGGCAATTGGAAAGGATTTCTTTATCTGCAGCTGATGAGCTCTTTGATTGCGGAAAGATCAAACCTTTGAAACCACCCCCACGGTTTCAGTATGAAGGAAAACACATCGATTCTCCAAAATCACCGAAGAAATTGTTCAAGGAAACATTTTCCCCTCGACACAAGAAGAAGGATTTTGACCCATTTGTTGCAGCTTTTCAAAAACAGAGTCGAACAGAGGACCCACAAAAGATTTCaaaaatgggaagaaatcaGAATCTGGACAAGAGCAAAGAATTGAGAGTTTCCGACTTATTATTTGATCACGAAAGCAGTCAAGACAACACGAAAAAATCCGCCTCTGTTTcgtcatcttcttcttcctcttcctcctcttcgtCTTCTTCAGTTTCTTCTATGATCTCACTCTGGTCCAAAAAATGGAAAATCAAAGACTTGTTGCTATTCAGAAGTTCTTCAGAAGGTCGACCAAGTAGTACAGAACAATTAAACAAATATGAATTGTTGAAGAAAACCCATGAAGAAGATGTTAAAAATTCGAGCTTTAGATCAACAGGAAGTGTGAGATCAAGAAAAAAAGGACCCGTTTCTGCCCATGAATTGCATTACACAATGAACAGAGCAATATCagaagagatgaagaagaaaacatTTTTACCATACAAACAGGGCTTATTGGGTTGCTTAGGCTTCAATGCAGCGCTGCAGGATTCTGTTTCTAAAAGTGTCGCTAATTCTATGTCTATGACTCGTCGTTAA